Genomic segment of Mycobacterium botniense:
ACATTGAAAACGGTGCCGTGCTCGGCCGGCAGGCCCATCAGCGCGACGATGTGCTCGGCGACCAGATTTGCCGGCAGCAGGCTGATCTGGTTGCGCGCGTCGACGGCCAGGCCGTGCTCGATCATGAACGCGGTCAGGCGCACCAACACGTCGTCCTGGCTGCCACAACCCGTGCTGGTCGGCGAGATCAGCGAGGGCCGGTAGATCCGCACATCGAGCCCTTGCCGCTGTGCGGCCAGCGCCAGCTGTTCGGCGACCCACTTGGTCTGTGAGTAGCCGAAATCCAGGCCGCTCATCTCCTCGTTTGCATAGGACTCGCCGACCACCGGTTTGGTGCTCCAGCCGTAGATGAACGTGCTGGACACCAGGTGGAACGTCTTGCGGTGCGCGGTCATGGCCAGGCGCAACAGCTCCCATGTGCCGACCACGTTGGTAGGGCGCAGGGCATCGTAGGTGCGCACATAGTTGACCAGCGCGCCATTGTGGACGACGGTGTCGATGCTCTCCGCCAGCCGCTGAAACGTGTCCTCCCCGACACCTAGGTGCGGTTCGGCCAGGTCCCCGCAGACCACCCGCACCCGTGCCCGGACCTCGGCGTCCAGCGCCGGGGACCAGACACGTGCCTGCCGCAGCGCGGCGATGATGCGGTCCAGGCCATGCGCCTCATCGGTGGCGCGCACCAGGGCGTGGATGGTGTAGGGGGTCCGCCCGAGCAGGTTGCTGAGCAGAAATGGTCCCAAAAACCCGGTGGCGCCGGTCAGCAGAACCTCTCGCGGCGCCGCTTCGCGCGCCGGCGGCAGCGTCGGCAGGGGCAGGCGGGTGTCGGCGCGCATCCGGGTGGTCTCATAGGCTTCGTACTCGGCGGAAATCTGGGCCAACGACTGACGCAAGATGTCGAGCGGCTGGCCGGACCCATCACCGAAGTGCCGCATGAGCCGGAAGAATTCGGCGACGGTCAGGCGCTGAAGTAGCCGCGTGTTGACCTCCCCGGCCAGCTCGCCCGCACCGTGCTCGTCCAGCAGGCCCTGCAGGTCGTTGCGGAGCTCGGCCAGGGCCAGCGAGTCGATGCCGAGATCGGCGAAGGAGCAGTCCTCCTGCCCGGTCAGGTCGTAACTCTCGATCACAAAGCGGAAACGTTCCAGCGGACCGGCATCAGCGCCCGGCGCCTCAGCGGGCTGGTGGGTGTAGCTCGCCACCACGGGCAGCTTGCCGTCCAGCCACAGTCGGCGGGTGTGCGCGCGGCGGATCTTTCCCGAGGTGGTCTTGGGAATGCTGCGCGGCGGCGCGAAAACCAGGGTCTGGGCCTCGATGTGACAGTGCCGACGGATCGCCCGCGCCAGCGCCCTGGCATCTGGCAGCGCATTGGTGTCCCGCACTTCGGCGACCACGACCAGCGCTTCCTGGTCGTCGCGCTCGACCGAGAACGCAGCGACGCAACCGGCACGGACCTGCGCAGCTGTCCGTTCCACCACGGCCTCGATATCGGAGGGGTAGCAGTTGACACCGCGGACGATGATCAGGTCCTTGCTGCGGCCGCAGACGAACAGTTCTCCTTCATACAGAAAGCCGAGATCTCCCGTACGCAGATAGGTGCGCACGTCATCACCGGCGATGCGGGCGCCGAAGGTGTCGGCGGTGAGCTCGGGACGGCGCCAATAGCCGCCCGCTTTGGACGCTCCGTCTACCCAGATCTCACCGATCCGGCCCTCGCCCAGGTCGTGTCGCGTCTGGGGATCGACAATCCGGACGACATTTCCCGCTATGGGCTTTCCGCAGCTCACCACCGGAGTCTGGTTGTTGTTTTCCGGCAAGGCCTTTTCCACCCGCACGAGGTTCTGCTCCAGCGCTCGCTTGTTCAGGGCCAGGGTCTGGCGCCCCCGCACGGACACGACCAGGGTGTTTTCGGCCAAACCATAAGCACCGGTTAACGCCTCGGGCCGCAGCCCGTAGGGGGCGAAGCGCTCCCGGAAACGGGTGAAGCTCTTGGCCCGCAGCGCCTCTGCTCCGACGACGATGCTGTCCAGGCTGCTCAGGTCAATGCCGGCCAGCTCAGCGGTGGGCAGCTTATCCTCGCGCAGGCAGTAGTCGAGGGCGAAGTTCGGCGCCGGTGTGTGGGTGGCGCGCACCTCGCTGATCAGCCGCAGCCAAGCCGATGGCCGCTGGAGGAAGTCGGCCGGCGACATCGCATGGGTGGTCCCGCCGTTGACCACCACGAACAGGTATGCCGAGATCAACCCCATGTCGTGGTGTTGCGGGAGCCAGCTGACCGCCACCTCGCCGCCGGTGAAGGCCGCGCGGTTGGCGATGACGTTGGCGTGGCTGACGATCACGCCTTTGGGGTCGCTGGTGGAACCCGAGGTGTACTGCAGGAAAAGGACCCGACCGGGCGTATCCGGCACCGGGCGCCCGCCGAAGTCCTGGGCGGCGTCGGTCGCGAACCAGGGCAGCTGCGGGGGCCGCTCGGCATCCGGCCAGGGCAGCGCGCCTTGGCGGTGGCCGAGCATCAGCCGGTAGTCGTACTCGAACTGCTTAGTGGACAGCACCGCCGTGGCCCGGCAGTCCCGCGCGATGTAGCTGAGCTTGGCCAGGCCCGCATCGAAGGCCATCGGCAACGGCGGGCTCACCGGTACCGCGATCACCCCAATGCGCGCGCACGCGAAAAACGCCGCCACCATCTCCAGACCCGGCGGGTAGACCAGCAGCGCCCGATCGCCGGGCCGGAGCCCGGCTTCTGCCCGCAAATAGGCGGCCAGTTCGCGCGTGCGCTCGCTGAAACGCCGGTAGGTGTAGTGTTCGAGCTCCCGGCCCTCGACGTCGACAAAGCGGTAGAGCGTGTGGTCGGGCCGCTCGGCTTCCCACATCTGCAGGTAGTCAATGAGCGTGTCCATCGGTGGCGTCATGTCGTCTTCACCCCTTCTCTGCGCACTGTCCGCCAGCGACCCATGCCGGCACCAGCGACAGTTGTGTCGTCGTCCCCCTCGCGGCGGTTGTCGGCACCGAGTGCGTTGAAATCACCAGACAACCTCCGCGATCACAATTTCCCTAAATGGAAGAGTAGCGCTGCTAACTGATATAAAGCAAACCCTTTAAGGCGCTTTCCAGGTAGCGTTCATTGACCTTGCAGCTAAATTTTTGCGGATAGGTTAAAATGTTCCCACAAGGTGCCGAATGACTGTGCGAAACCGCGCGGAATCTGTGATTCAATTGTACGCATCTACGCGCCTCAGCATTTCAGTAAAGTCACCTTAAGCTGCACAGATACCTGGAAATAAGGGGATACTGCAGTACGCGCCTCCGTATTTCCGTATACCATGATCGTGTCCCGACATCGAGTATCACGGTGTCGGCATTGATTGGTCTTTTCGTGACCGCTGCTCTCCAGACGGCAAAACATTCGTTTTCATAGAATCCCCGCCTATTGGCCGAAGCAGTAACTGCCAGAAGCCAGCTGTAATGGCAACAACTAAACCGGGTAATTCGCACGCACAGTTGACAGGCCGCTCATGCCCGCCCGGGTGCACCAAAGGCTGCACGGGATCCGCTCACGGCGCTGCGGTGTCGGCGATGACACCGGCCAGCTCAGCAACCGCCCCAGCCGGCTCTGGGAGCCGCACTCCCCCGGCGGCGACGTTGAATCGGTCTGCGCACACATCTGAAGCCCCCTGATCACATCGCTACCGTATAACCACACCAGGCAACAACCACCGCGCGACACATTGTCACGACGGTGCCGATACGTTGCCCATCGCGTAGTTACTGATATACTGATCTACACTTCTACTGACCTACTACTGACGTACGTGAACGAGAGGGAGGGCACACCATGAGCGCCGCCGACCGGCTCAACGTCAACGCCGCCGAACAGCGCCACACCCGTGCCACAGTCCCCCCGCGACTGTCACCCGCCGTCGCGGCGGCGCCGACCGAACCCGTGGCCATCGGACGACCGCGCGCCCCGCGAGCCAACGTCCGACGAACCGTCGACCTCTCACCGGCGCAGCATCGAGCCCTCGACCTCTGGCAGCGAGAAGCCGCCGACCGTCTCGGATTGGCGCGTGTGACCGGGCAGGAGGTCTTGGCCGCGCTCGTCGACCAGCTGTTGAGCGACCCCAAACTGTCCGCCCAGATCACCCGCGTTATCCAGGCGCGCCGCTGACCGCGCCATCACGAGGGCGGGTGTCCCGCGACCACGGCTGACGGCAATTCGTCTCGCGGGAGCACCCGTCGTGCGCGAGTAGACTCGACGGCAGCTTGTCAAGCCAGCTGATATCGGGCACTGGTGCTGCAGCAGACTCCGGCCAGGGGGTTCACGATGTTCGCTATCGATGACCAGGCAGCGGGGCCGCACGACGCGTCACTCGATCACGAGCGGCTCGTCTTGCAGGCGCGTGACGTCGAGTTCGACTGGTCGACGCTGCCGTTCTACTATGTGCCCAACGAGCCGTTCGCGACCCATTTCTGCAATGTCCTGCATTTGCTGCTGCCGGCGGGCGAGGAGTGGATCGTTGAGGTCTTCAAAAAGGCGTGGCCCCTGATCAAAGATGACCAACTGCGGCTAGACGTGCAGGGATTCATCAGCCAGGAGGCCATGCATTCCCAGGCGCACGCCGGTGTGCTCGAGCACTTCGCCGCCAAGGGCATCGACGTGACGCCGTTCACCGAACAGATCCGCTGGCTCTTTCACAAGCTGATCGGCGATCGGCCGTGGTGGAACCCGCGGCGACGGCAGAAATGGTTGGCCGAGCAAGTGTCAATCGTGGCGGCCATCGAGCACTACACGGCCATCTTGGGTGAATGGATACTCGACACCCCCCAGCTCGACGCCCTGGGCGCCGACCCGGTGATGCTGGACCTGCTGCGCTGGCACGGCGCGGAAGAAGTCGAACACAAGGCCGTGGCTTTCGACACCATGAAACATCTGCGGGCCGGGTACTGGCGGCAGGTGCGCACGCAGCTGCTGGTCACCCCCGCGATGTTGTGGCTGTGGATCCGCGGCGTGCGATTCATGTACTCGGTCGACCCACATCTGCCGCCGGGCACCAAACCGCGCTGGCGGGACTATTTCGACGCGGCACGCCGGGGTTTGGTGCCCGGGCCATTCCAGTTCATCCGGGTCATCGGCGCCTACTACACGCCGAGTTTCCATCCCTCCCAGCTAGGCGGGGTGGGCCGCGCAGTGGAGTACCTGGCTCGATCACCTGCCGCCCGCGCATCGCACTGACGGCCCGCGGAGAACAGATGACCGGCGCCACCGTCACCGCCTCAGACGGCGTCACCCTGGCCGTGCACAGCTACGGCGCGATCGAGCGGGAACGTCCGACCATTCTGGCTGTCCACGGTTATCCGGATAACCACCGGGTGTGGGACGGCGTCGCGGAGAAACTTTCCCGCCGATACAACTTTGTCGCCTACGACGTGCGGGGGAGCGGCGAATCAGCGTCGCCTGCTAACAGGTCGGGATATGCTCTCCCGCAGCTGGTTTCCGATATCGGCGCGGTGATCGACAGCTTAAACGTGGGCGAGGTTCACCTGCTCGGCCATGACTGGGGGTCGGTCCAATGCTGGGCGGCAGTCACCGACGACGCAGTAAGCTCCAAAATCGCTTCGTTCACGTCGATCTCCGGGCCCCATCTGAACTATGCGGGCAGGTTTTTGCGCTCACCGCGCACACCCCGCGCAGTGGCCGAGGTCGCCAGACAGGTCCTGGCGTCCAGTTATATCTGGTTTTTCCTGTGCCCGGGCGCACCGGAGGCGGCGATCCGGTCCCGGTTGGCGCTGAAAGTTTTTGACGCGGTGGAGCGTATCGGCAGCTCAAGTACCCGCAGCCGGCGCCGCGCGGGGTACCGGTCGATCGATGACTACCTCAACGGGCTCAACTTGTACCGCGCCAACATGCCCGCGCCGGTTCTGGCGCCAACGGCGCAGCTGCCGCACACACGGGTGCCGGTACAGGTGCTCGCGGCACGTCAGGACTATTTCGTCACACCTGCGCTGCAGCGATTCACCGGCTCGATTCCGGCGCGTAGCCGGGTGGTGCCGATTGAGGGCGGGCACTGGGTGGTGAGCTCACGTCCCGACGTCGTCGCCCGGCTGACCGGCGAATGGGTCGACCAGGTCGTCGAGGGCAGGCCGGTGCCCGACCGCTCCGCCGCCGACGCCGGCCGCGGTGACGTGCGCGGCAAACTCGCGCTGGTCACCGGGGCCGGTGCCGGAATCGGCCGGGCCACCGCGGTGGAGCTGGCCCGCCAGGGTGCGCGCACTGTCGTGGTCGTCGACCGAGACCTTGCCGGAGCGAACGAAACCGCGGACGCCGTCCGGGCGGCCGGCGCCGAGGCCGCTGTCTACCAGGTCGACGTCAGCGATGAGGCGGCGATGAATAGCCTTGCCGCACAAGTGCACAACAAACACGGCGTGGTCGACATTCTGGTCAACAATGCCGGCATCGGTATGGCGGGCCGGTTTTTGGAGACGACGTCGGCGCACTGGGACACCGTTATCGGGGTCAATGTGCGCGGCGTGATCAACGGCAGCCGAGCGTTCGGCGCCCAGATGGTCGAGCGCGGCCAGGGCGGAACCATCATCAACGTGGCCTCGGCGGCGGCGTTCCTGCCGTCGAAATCCATGGTCGCCTATGGCACCACCAAGGCGGCGGTGCTGGCCTTGAGTGAGGCGATGCGGGCTGACTTCGCCGACGACGGCATCACCGTCACGGCCGTGTGCCCGGGTTTCGTCAACACCAATATCGCCATGAGTACCATCTACGCGGGCATGACGGCCGAGCAGCAGGAGCGCGCCCGCCAGCAGGCCGACGCCGCCTATCGGCGCCGCAACTACACCCCGGAAGCCACCGCCAAGGCGATTGTCAAGGCGGTGCGGACCGGGCCGGCGGTAATGCCTATCTCACCCGAGTCGCGAATCGGCTACGCGCTGAGCCATATCAGCCCCGGCCTGGTTCGGCTGTTCGCCCGGTTTGACCTTCGACGAACTGCGGCGACCGCAAGCACGGTGGAGCCGGGCGCAGCGGGTCACCGCGCAACAACATAGTGAGATCGCCTATGTCACAGACTATTTGGAGCAGCAGACCCGCCGACTTGTATGGCCGCCGCAAA
This window contains:
- a CDS encoding fatty acyl-AMP ligase — translated: MDTLIDYLQMWEAERPDHTLYRFVDVEGRELEHYTYRRFSERTRELAAYLRAEAGLRPGDRALLVYPPGLEMVAAFFACARIGVIAVPVSPPLPMAFDAGLAKLSYIARDCRATAVLSTKQFEYDYRLMLGHRQGALPWPDAERPPQLPWFATDAAQDFGGRPVPDTPGRVLFLQYTSGSTSDPKGVIVSHANVIANRAAFTGGEVAVSWLPQHHDMGLISAYLFVVVNGGTTHAMSPADFLQRPSAWLRLISEVRATHTPAPNFALDYCLREDKLPTAELAGIDLSSLDSIVVGAEALRAKSFTRFRERFAPYGLRPEALTGAYGLAENTLVVSVRGRQTLALNKRALEQNLVRVEKALPENNNQTPVVSCGKPIAGNVVRIVDPQTRHDLGEGRIGEIWVDGASKAGGYWRRPELTADTFGARIAGDDVRTYLRTGDLGFLYEGELFVCGRSKDLIIVRGVNCYPSDIEAVVERTAAQVRAGCVAAFSVERDDQEALVVVAEVRDTNALPDARALARAIRRHCHIEAQTLVFAPPRSIPKTTSGKIRRAHTRRLWLDGKLPVVASYTHQPAEAPGADAGPLERFRFVIESYDLTGQEDCSFADLGIDSLALAELRNDLQGLLDEHGAGELAGEVNTRLLQRLTVAEFFRLMRHFGDGSGQPLDILRQSLAQISAEYEAYETTRMRADTRLPLPTLPPAREAAPREVLLTGATGFLGPFLLSNLLGRTPYTIHALVRATDEAHGLDRIIAALRQARVWSPALDAEVRARVRVVCGDLAEPHLGVGEDTFQRLAESIDTVVHNGALVNYVRTYDALRPTNVVGTWELLRLAMTAHRKTFHLVSSTFIYGWSTKPVVGESYANEEMSGLDFGYSQTKWVAEQLALAAQRQGLDVRIYRPSLISPTSTGCGSQDDVLVRLTAFMIEHGLAVDARNQISLLPANLVAEHIVALMGLPAEHGTVFNVTADDYYNLVDITRVLSERYGYRFTYHDIPSFTEQVNRRCTPRDPLYPLVDFLTRSADKIAAMQHKRYDNRCYRRARELAKVRLREPALTRTVDDLVRFLRRERLITEVDTEQRCSA
- a CDS encoding metal-dependent hydrolase codes for the protein MFAIDDQAAGPHDASLDHERLVLQARDVEFDWSTLPFYYVPNEPFATHFCNVLHLLLPAGEEWIVEVFKKAWPLIKDDQLRLDVQGFISQEAMHSQAHAGVLEHFAAKGIDVTPFTEQIRWLFHKLIGDRPWWNPRRRQKWLAEQVSIVAAIEHYTAILGEWILDTPQLDALGADPVMLDLLRWHGAEEVEHKAVAFDTMKHLRAGYWRQVRTQLLVTPAMLWLWIRGVRFMYSVDPHLPPGTKPRWRDYFDAARRGLVPGPFQFIRVIGAYYTPSFHPSQLGGVGRAVEYLARSPAARASH
- a CDS encoding SDR family oxidoreductase, encoding MTGATVTASDGVTLAVHSYGAIERERPTILAVHGYPDNHRVWDGVAEKLSRRYNFVAYDVRGSGESASPANRSGYALPQLVSDIGAVIDSLNVGEVHLLGHDWGSVQCWAAVTDDAVSSKIASFTSISGPHLNYAGRFLRSPRTPRAVAEVARQVLASSYIWFFLCPGAPEAAIRSRLALKVFDAVERIGSSSTRSRRRAGYRSIDDYLNGLNLYRANMPAPVLAPTAQLPHTRVPVQVLAARQDYFVTPALQRFTGSIPARSRVVPIEGGHWVVSSRPDVVARLTGEWVDQVVEGRPVPDRSAADAGRGDVRGKLALVTGAGAGIGRATAVELARQGARTVVVVDRDLAGANETADAVRAAGAEAAVYQVDVSDEAAMNSLAAQVHNKHGVVDILVNNAGIGMAGRFLETTSAHWDTVIGVNVRGVINGSRAFGAQMVERGQGGTIINVASAAAFLPSKSMVAYGTTKAAVLALSEAMRADFADDGITVTAVCPGFVNTNIAMSTIYAGMTAEQQERARQQADAAYRRRNYTPEATAKAIVKAVRTGPAVMPISPESRIGYALSHISPGLVRLFARFDLRRTAATASTVEPGAAGHRATT